The following are encoded in a window of Roseimaritima ulvae genomic DNA:
- a CDS encoding M56 family metallopeptidase, producing MNTWLSLSASDIWALLIQQSAQVTVLIVCVLGLVRLCAKNRPHLAHALWGLVLLKCLTPPIFALPLSPFCLLQPASEAAATRPTEPVQIAQRATLTEVAPQQKSTSRPRAHDFRTPSSWHPSKDAFTASSSPPSIAPVNDVLTSNSTVGESRGPRFVQWAVAAWAISAGVCLLVAAMRLSWFLRNVRKARVEPNASTQQILRQLLRDLPKRRFSFRRRVRVVVVDSLIGPAVVGILRPRILLPRVLESECTAGELRILLGHELTHIRRGDLWWALLQTIACCLWWFHPLVHWVSRWFDRVTELSCDEETVASLHCQPAEYARSLLSVLERKHLLYSAPALPGVRPVELTAKRMERIMQLSHNAKASRPWWVRLVMLFGALALLPGAAWSVASEQDLPQPNKYRVEQAPLASSPTLPETAQPKPAVKATPFIKTYEPRLALRRIKQDESCDDAQAKMILQSWLLNNLQLNRVRGTNNDNSTGVVVSSSRIIVRGYESSHQRVEKELSRIEKHGFRKQVVIDTRFISIGSTQFNELPFDWKLLPQTQAGVPILLRQMSPAETRSLVEAVQADERANVLHAPRCTCFNGQEIDISDITQRPFVVGFNHRAGAEDEAEIRIEKNGVELTFCPVAEDRFVSLDVQYCRSTITDVSSFSFQSSGETKTVQVPKVLKQQFHNQISFPAGHSLAYAMPDSSDENKVSLVIVTATPASQADNTAKQNASAIAPTPTASGDFVYYGTRPVVYEKDRGAKAESEVKVESIVIKADGPRMSEDDIRALTEAIGKFGWTPHLEGTFEYEIADEKVVLKGKNIALSADRDDPQLTSPGGVLTLDTANKTMHFRADTNFDFVMDDSVLRVSGIELLLGEAGLQVSGAPLRFELKEYALRGECEKLTYTDKLQFSGNVQLQKGDTQLAADRVSLEDFESSHLQLRGNVSLSRHRPKTDKAATTINAPQLKYDLETDSVDFE from the coding sequence GTGAATACCTGGCTTTCGCTGTCGGCTTCCGATATTTGGGCGCTGCTGATTCAACAATCCGCTCAAGTCACAGTGCTGATTGTTTGTGTGCTTGGATTGGTGCGACTGTGTGCCAAGAATCGCCCCCACCTGGCTCATGCGTTATGGGGACTGGTGCTGCTGAAATGTTTGACGCCCCCGATCTTCGCATTACCGCTCAGCCCGTTTTGCCTCTTGCAACCGGCTTCGGAAGCGGCGGCGACGCGTCCAACCGAGCCCGTGCAAATCGCTCAGCGAGCAACCTTGACCGAAGTCGCACCGCAGCAAAAGTCAACGTCGCGACCGCGGGCACACGACTTTCGCACTCCGTCCAGCTGGCACCCCTCAAAGGATGCCTTTACGGCGTCATCGAGTCCGCCCTCGATCGCGCCGGTCAACGACGTGCTGACATCTAATTCAACCGTCGGCGAAAGTCGTGGCCCACGTTTTGTGCAGTGGGCCGTTGCTGCTTGGGCGATCAGCGCGGGCGTCTGTTTGCTGGTCGCCGCGATGCGTTTGTCATGGTTCCTTCGCAATGTTCGCAAGGCCCGCGTCGAACCCAATGCATCGACGCAGCAGATATTAAGACAGCTGTTGCGTGATCTACCGAAACGCCGCTTCTCGTTTCGCAGACGCGTCCGCGTGGTCGTTGTCGACAGCCTGATCGGACCTGCCGTGGTGGGAATTTTGCGTCCGCGAATCTTGCTGCCGCGGGTTCTGGAGTCCGAATGTACTGCAGGCGAACTGCGAATTTTGCTGGGCCATGAATTGACGCATATTCGGCGAGGGGATCTGTGGTGGGCTCTGCTGCAAACCATCGCGTGTTGCCTGTGGTGGTTTCACCCGCTGGTGCACTGGGTGTCACGCTGGTTCGATCGCGTGACGGAGTTGAGTTGTGATGAAGAAACGGTGGCGAGCTTGCACTGCCAACCTGCGGAGTACGCCCGTAGCCTATTGTCTGTTTTGGAACGAAAGCACTTGCTGTACTCTGCACCGGCGTTGCCGGGCGTGCGGCCGGTGGAACTGACTGCAAAAAGGATGGAGCGAATAATGCAACTTTCACATAACGCGAAAGCATCTCGGCCATGGTGGGTCCGTCTAGTGATGTTGTTCGGAGCTTTGGCATTACTGCCGGGCGCGGCCTGGAGCGTCGCGAGTGAGCAAGACTTGCCGCAACCGAACAAGTATCGCGTCGAGCAAGCTCCGCTCGCTTCCTCTCCGACGCTTCCAGAAACTGCTCAACCGAAGCCCGCGGTTAAGGCAACTCCGTTTATTAAGACTTACGAGCCGAGATTAGCACTCCGTAGAATCAAACAGGACGAAAGCTGCGACGACGCTCAAGCGAAAATGATTCTCCAGAGCTGGCTGTTAAACAATCTACAGTTGAACCGCGTGCGTGGAACAAATAACGACAACTCGACGGGCGTGGTTGTCAGCTCCAGCCGCATCATCGTTCGCGGCTACGAGTCGTCGCACCAACGGGTTGAGAAGGAACTCTCCCGCATCGAAAAACATGGGTTCAGAAAACAAGTCGTGATTGATACCAGGTTTATTTCGATTGGCTCGACACAATTCAATGAGCTTCCTTTTGACTGGAAATTGCTTCCCCAAACACAAGCGGGCGTCCCCATTCTGCTCAGGCAAATGAGTCCCGCGGAGACGCGTTCGCTGGTGGAAGCAGTCCAGGCTGATGAACGCGCCAACGTCCTGCACGCGCCTCGCTGCACCTGTTTCAACGGCCAGGAAATCGATATCTCCGATATTACGCAGCGCCCCTTTGTGGTTGGTTTTAACCACCGAGCCGGCGCTGAGGACGAAGCGGAAATACGCATCGAGAAAAACGGTGTTGAATTGACTTTTTGTCCCGTAGCTGAGGACCGCTTCGTTTCGCTCGATGTTCAATATTGTCGTTCGACGATCACCGACGTGTCATCGTTTTCGTTTCAATCCAGTGGCGAAACGAAAACGGTTCAAGTCCCCAAAGTTCTGAAGCAGCAGTTTCACAACCAGATTAGCTTTCCCGCAGGACATAGTCTGGCATACGCGATGCCAGACTCCAGCGATGAGAACAAGGTGTCGCTGGTGATCGTCACGGCGACTCCCGCTTCACAGGCTGACAACACAGCCAAACAGAACGCGTCGGCGATCGCACCGACTCCGACTGCATCCGGTGATTTCGTGTACTACGGAACACGGCCAGTTGTCTACGAAAAGGACCGTGGAGCGAAGGCTGAAAGCGAAGTCAAAGTCGAATCTATTGTGATCAAAGCGGACGGGCCCCGAATGTCTGAGGACGACATACGGGCGTTAACCGAAGCGATCGGCAAGTTCGGTTGGACACCGCATTTGGAAGGAACCTTTGAGTACGAAATTGCCGATGAAAAAGTGGTGCTCAAGGGTAAGAACATTGCCCTATCAGCGGACCGTGACGACCCACAACTGACGAGTCCTGGTGGTGTGCTGACGCTAGATACCGCCAACAAGACAATGCACTTCCGAGCCGATACAAACTTTGATTTCGTAATGGACGATTCCGTGCTAAGAGTGAGTGGCATCGAGCTACTGCTTGGTGAAGCCGGCCTGCAGGTATCCGGCGCACCACTTCGGTTTGAACTCAAAGAGTATGCCTTGCGAGGCGAGTGCGAGAAACTGACGTATACCGACAAGTTACAGTTCAGCGGGAACGTTCAGTTGCAGAAGGGTGACACCCAACTGGCAGCCGACAGGGTGTCGCTAGAAGATTTCGAATCCTCACACCTTCAGCTTCGCGGCAACGTCAGCCTGTCTCGTCATCGGCCGAAGACCGACAAAGCCGCTACAACGATAAATGCTCCGCAACTGAAGTACGACTTGGAAACCGACAGCGTCGATTTTGAATAA
- a CDS encoding BlaI/MecI/CopY family transcriptional regulator, with protein sequence MAARPALSKGEMDVARVLWEIGPAGVRDVHQTLSSERDIELATVQTYLRRLEAKGYASSQLKGRARVYSAKARPRTVIRETVDDLVDRLFGGDSMPLVRHLIEDRGIEQEDLDQLRQLIDRLESRGGKS encoded by the coding sequence ATGGCTGCGAGACCGGCGTTGTCGAAGGGCGAAATGGATGTAGCTCGGGTACTGTGGGAGATCGGGCCCGCAGGCGTCCGTGATGTGCATCAAACCCTGTCCAGCGAACGAGACATTGAACTTGCTACGGTGCAAACCTATTTGCGGCGTTTGGAAGCCAAAGGGTACGCAAGCAGTCAATTGAAAGGTCGGGCTCGGGTTTACTCCGCCAAGGCCCGCCCACGGACCGTGATCCGCGAAACCGTGGACGATTTGGTCGATAGGCTTTTTGGCGGCGATTCCATGCCGCTGGTCCGACATCTGATCGAAGACCGTGGTATCGAGCAGGAAGATCTGGACCAGCTGCGGCAATTGATCGACCGTTTGGAAAGCCGCGGAGGTAAGTCGTGA
- a CDS encoding DUF6250 domain-containing protein, with amino-acid sequence MILLRWSFFLLCVLLVFFPVLAASPAAAAEPLVLGRGAGLFRIGPLLMQDDFTNLDDWVVQLQDKSGAAPAKVQVHNKTLDCYVPGRGCTIWYKQKLPPRVTITYEVICPTHEPAIKGLQPRDINNFWMASDPRDPDQGLFDASRYTGAFKSYDKMHGYYASTGGGGAIANRTTRMRRYPREVDGEPSEHLALNDKDGQPDHLITPDKWITVQLVAYDDVVQYIVDGQLTYQIARGDAIQVEARNDQGETVVRQAVYDTERFPVYRQGYFGFRMVGTHHIYRNFRVFGLKPQKADAANSGK; translated from the coding sequence GTGATTCTGTTGCGCTGGTCGTTTTTCCTACTTTGCGTCCTGTTGGTGTTTTTCCCGGTTCTGGCTGCCAGCCCGGCGGCCGCTGCGGAACCGCTGGTTCTTGGCCGTGGTGCCGGCCTGTTCCGGATCGGCCCCTTACTGATGCAGGACGACTTTACAAACCTGGATGACTGGGTAGTGCAACTGCAAGATAAATCGGGCGCGGCCCCAGCCAAAGTGCAGGTTCACAACAAGACGCTGGATTGCTACGTGCCGGGGCGTGGCTGCACGATCTGGTACAAGCAAAAGCTACCGCCTCGGGTCACGATTACCTACGAAGTGATTTGCCCCACACACGAGCCCGCCATTAAGGGCTTGCAACCTCGCGACATCAATAATTTCTGGATGGCTTCCGATCCGCGGGATCCCGACCAGGGACTGTTCGACGCATCGCGTTACACCGGAGCGTTCAAGTCGTACGACAAGATGCACGGCTACTACGCCAGCACCGGCGGCGGCGGGGCGATCGCCAATCGCACAACCCGCATGCGGCGTTACCCCAGGGAAGTCGACGGCGAGCCGTCCGAGCATCTGGCTTTGAATGACAAGGATGGCCAACCGGACCACCTGATCACTCCCGACAAATGGATCACGGTGCAACTGGTAGCCTACGACGACGTGGTTCAATACATCGTCGACGGCCAGCTGACCTATCAGATCGCTCGCGGCGACGCGATTCAGGTGGAAGCTCGCAACGACCAGGGCGAGACCGTTGTCCGACAAGCGGTTTACGACACCGAACGTTTTCCCGTTTACCGGCAAGGCTATTTCGGCTTCCGGATGGTCGGCACCCACCACATCTATCGAAACTTCCGCGTCTTCGGGCTCAAACCGCAGAAAGCCGACGCAGCCAACAGCGGAAAGTAA
- a CDS encoding M56 family metallopeptidase: MMSPQAFVIGWLEYAAAATILLTATKVVVARLREPIDRANLIVMSLLAAAFVPLLLNIELLPSWHIGLLPANSVGQADTQPTAETDTASLIPSSTEHSATRPSAAANRPQEDDLAAGAATTSGSPRVAAGAEPWPTAQRADLWSVAAMLLILSHAAAIVWFAAEWIIGTVRLRRMTQRASKPEQAALDVLHEVSAAATSKVRLRVSDEISTPLVFGWRRPMILIPDSMASGDRSTLRYCLAHESSHVTGRDLGVWRLVNLCQFVLWYQPLYWALRRELRICQDLVADDRAAGTSSARLAYSELLLSLSKRPANRRVEGAIAFYDRSSQLSRRIRMLLDSSHSLRSRSPRRFLWMSGLLLLCGALLLGSLKLNAAGADEVRQAAAKTAPAGQTAEQDQQVKVVRGRVVDEAGQPIAGAQLWLPLQYQPRRCVQTSSDAAGEFELKCPVAWIRSRSTGSMWTVWVHCPGYSIQSQSVFDTIRGDGDDEGDEKYTIRLPAESTTRFQVLTPTGQPLANVLVQPQNYQTTVGYDAVPEEMLSVVSARTDQDGVATLPAIQSEPLFLVQLQSERYGRQTFRVDGNTDVPDRKLRLRETASIQGRLVGENPEWLRGVRLTLVTDNRDAGVDPQGLAEVVTDDAGRFEVPVIAKGGPLHIYVKLDPSLPVRPRLQEDLYLAAGETLQMEIPLVAAPVVRGKVLAKSTGEPIAGAEISLGYGGFRQSDVVVTDKRGEYQGRVLSGPVRAHIIVLPGDFVQTGTPWNKPYQVPADEQEFELPTIEVVGTRRLAGQLVGGQDLPLANRSVMAVEGNRVYDSSTSDAAGHFTLKVPDGVDPQIKVSVKDRGLLPTTVVQQDPLIVRYTADVREQEMEAQRASKADVVLTGRVFSEGEPIADIPILLYRDVPVLDSDSTRYEQVFQTQTDASGSYRLTGLKAGDGYSVEIKPPFLAADPTWLHQSPYIQELAGDADGEVALPDAKLVRLNQSLAGTVVDQAGQPVEGATVSVRLRGGRNLARLTTSGPPPWTKTNAQGRFHLKELPDQPLSIMVYIANPQGGRIRFHTNQDVERNQQDIHVVFDTSQQEEETP; encoded by the coding sequence ATGATGAGTCCTCAAGCGTTTGTTATCGGCTGGCTCGAATACGCCGCGGCTGCCACCATCTTGCTGACGGCGACCAAAGTCGTCGTGGCACGGCTGAGAGAACCGATCGACCGTGCCAACTTGATTGTGATGAGCCTGCTGGCCGCCGCCTTTGTTCCCCTGCTGTTGAATATCGAATTGCTTCCGAGCTGGCATATTGGACTGTTGCCAGCCAACAGCGTAGGCCAAGCCGACACGCAGCCGACCGCGGAAACGGACACCGCATCGCTTATCCCGTCGTCTACGGAACACTCGGCAACACGGCCCTCCGCAGCGGCGAATCGTCCGCAGGAAGATGATCTCGCTGCGGGTGCTGCGACCACTTCCGGCTCGCCCCGCGTTGCCGCCGGGGCAGAACCATGGCCTACGGCCCAGCGAGCCGATTTGTGGTCCGTGGCGGCGATGTTATTGATACTCAGTCATGCGGCGGCGATCGTCTGGTTCGCTGCGGAATGGATCATTGGCACGGTGCGTTTGAGAAGGATGACGCAGCGGGCCTCGAAACCGGAACAAGCGGCGTTGGATGTTTTGCACGAAGTTTCCGCAGCGGCAACCAGCAAAGTGCGGCTGCGGGTCAGCGACGAAATATCCACTCCGCTGGTATTCGGCTGGCGACGGCCCATGATTTTGATCCCCGACTCGATGGCGAGCGGAGATCGCTCCACGCTGCGATACTGTTTGGCTCACGAGAGTTCCCATGTAACCGGGCGCGATCTTGGCGTCTGGCGTCTGGTTAACCTCTGTCAATTCGTGCTTTGGTATCAGCCACTGTACTGGGCGTTGAGACGTGAGTTGCGGATTTGCCAAGACTTGGTGGCCGACGATCGAGCGGCGGGAACATCGAGTGCTCGCCTGGCTTATTCCGAGCTGTTGCTGTCGCTGTCCAAACGCCCCGCCAACCGGCGTGTGGAAGGGGCAATTGCCTTCTATGACCGTTCTAGCCAACTCTCGCGGAGAATCCGAATGTTGCTCGATTCCAGCCACTCGCTGCGTTCCCGTTCACCGCGCAGGTTCCTGTGGATGTCCGGGTTGCTGCTGCTGTGCGGAGCGTTGCTATTGGGCAGCCTGAAGCTGAACGCCGCCGGTGCCGATGAAGTCCGGCAAGCCGCAGCGAAGACCGCCCCGGCAGGACAAACAGCCGAACAGGACCAGCAGGTCAAGGTGGTGCGCGGCCGCGTAGTGGATGAAGCGGGCCAGCCGATTGCCGGCGCACAACTGTGGCTGCCGCTGCAGTATCAGCCTCGTCGCTGCGTGCAGACCAGCAGCGATGCGGCGGGAGAATTTGAGCTGAAATGTCCAGTGGCTTGGATCCGTTCGCGTTCGACCGGCAGCATGTGGACGGTGTGGGTGCACTGCCCCGGCTACAGCATTCAATCTCAGAGTGTATTCGATACGATTCGCGGAGATGGCGATGATGAGGGCGACGAAAAATACACAATTCGCTTGCCTGCGGAGAGCACGACGCGATTCCAAGTGCTGACGCCCACTGGCCAACCTTTGGCAAACGTCTTGGTTCAGCCGCAAAACTACCAAACGACGGTTGGCTACGATGCAGTCCCCGAAGAAATGCTCTCCGTGGTCTCCGCCCGCACCGATCAAGACGGGGTTGCTACCTTGCCGGCGATTCAATCCGAGCCGTTGTTCCTCGTGCAACTGCAAAGCGAACGCTACGGACGTCAAACCTTTCGTGTGGACGGCAATACCGACGTGCCGGATCGTAAGCTGCGACTTCGCGAAACCGCATCCATCCAAGGCCGACTGGTTGGTGAAAATCCCGAATGGTTGCGCGGCGTGCGGCTAACGTTGGTAACCGACAACCGAGACGCCGGCGTCGATCCACAAGGTCTCGCCGAAGTCGTTACCGACGATGCCGGGCGTTTTGAAGTGCCGGTGATCGCCAAGGGCGGCCCGCTGCACATCTACGTAAAGCTTGATCCCTCACTGCCGGTGCGTCCACGACTGCAGGAAGACCTGTACCTAGCCGCTGGCGAAACCCTGCAAATGGAAATCCCGCTGGTCGCGGCGCCGGTAGTCCGCGGAAAAGTGCTGGCCAAGTCGACCGGCGAGCCGATAGCGGGGGCGGAGATTTCACTCGGCTACGGAGGCTTTCGGCAGAGCGATGTGGTCGTGACGGACAAACGTGGCGAGTATCAAGGACGCGTTTTATCGGGGCCGGTACGAGCCCACATCATCGTCCTGCCTGGCGATTTCGTGCAAACCGGAACTCCCTGGAACAAACCGTACCAGGTCCCGGCCGATGAACAGGAATTTGAACTGCCCACCATCGAAGTCGTCGGCACGCGTCGACTTGCCGGCCAATTAGTTGGCGGCCAGGACCTACCGCTGGCCAACCGAAGCGTGATGGCGGTCGAGGGGAACCGCGTCTATGACTCAAGCACAAGTGACGCAGCAGGACACTTTACGCTCAAAGTGCCCGATGGCGTGGATCCACAGATCAAAGTTTCGGTGAAAGACCGAGGCCTGTTGCCGACCACCGTCGTCCAACAAGATCCACTGATCGTTCGCTACACGGCCGACGTTCGCGAACAAGAAATGGAAGCCCAGCGGGCTTCAAAAGCGGATGTGGTGCTCACCGGCCGCGTGTTCAGCGAAGGCGAACCGATCGCGGACATTCCCATCCTTCTATATCGTGACGTTCCAGTACTTGACTCCGACAGTACCCGCTATGAACAAGTCTTTCAAACCCAGACAGACGCCAGCGGCTCCTACCGCTTAACCGGTTTAAAAGCAGGTGACGGGTATAGCGTCGAAATCAAACCTCCATTTCTGGCCGCGGACCCGACTTGGCTGCACCAATCGCCTTATATACAGGAACTGGCCGGTGATGCCGACGGCGAGGTCGCCCTGCCGGATGCCAAGTTGGTTCGTTTGAATCAGTCGCTTGCCGGAACGGTGGTCGATCAAGCCGGCCAACCGGTCGAAGGAGCCACCGTCTCGGTGCGACTTCGCGGTGGTCGGAACCTCGCTCGGTTAACAACATCGGGGCCACCGCCGTGGACCAAAACGAATGCCCAAGGTCGCTTCCACCTGAAGGAGCTTCCTGATCAGCCGCTGTCCATTATGGTCTACATCGCCAATCCCCAAGGTGGCCGGATCCGTTTTCACACCAACCAGGATGTGGAGCGGAACCAGCAGGACATCCACGTTGTGTTCGATACTTCGCAGCAGGAAGAGGAAACCCCTTAG
- a CDS encoding BlaI/MecI/CopY family transcriptional regulator: MAEISPSERELDILKVLWERGESKVREVHEVLNAQQKTAFTTVQTLLRIMAEKGLVRQRAVGRTLFYTPRHTIEQVSSRFLNRVFDGSLDKLVLNMLQAEDVSADEMRQLERLIAKARSAKKKAKE, translated from the coding sequence ATGGCGGAGATCAGTCCCAGCGAGCGGGAGCTGGACATCCTCAAAGTGCTTTGGGAACGGGGCGAATCCAAGGTGCGGGAGGTCCACGAAGTCCTCAATGCGCAACAAAAAACCGCGTTCACCACCGTGCAGACCCTGCTGCGGATCATGGCGGAGAAGGGCTTGGTGAGGCAGCGAGCCGTGGGGCGGACCCTGTTCTACACTCCGCGCCACACCATCGAGCAGGTCAGTTCGCGGTTCCTCAACCGCGTCTTCGATGGCTCGCTCGACAAACTCGTGCTGAACATGCTGCAAGCCGAAGACGTTTCCGCAGACGAAATGCGGCAGCTCGAACGCTTGATCGCCAAGGCCCGATCCGCCAAAAAGAAAGCGAAGGAGTAG
- a CDS encoding sulfatase-like hydrolase/transferase, whose protein sequence is MSKLLPTAVVLLAFSLNGTALWAEERPAKPNVVLILTDDLGWQDVKCYDIDEPSPMETPNIDAFAKQGVMFWQAYSPAPTCAPSRCAILSGNHPARAQKTHVVGGAPPAPINKHFRMMDPWYSGRMPENEMTLAKALRQNHYTTGHCGKWHIAIDHKAFPQPQDVGFDFTRSDRGSRSSMKDRLAGFATTAKDDPFRLDENGYPFHQTNEDALTFLRQYKDKPFFLYYATWLVHAPIHTRSQARLEKYAQRLGVDPKNTPKKDTPGQRNPFYCAMVEELDYYVGTIFDYLNETEDPRWPGHRLSENTYVIFTSDNGGMEGGPQERYTDNEPLARGKISAMEGGTRVPLLIAGPGIPAGVQTDVMANGLDFYPTILSMTGTPAPADKHLDGCDLFPLLTNNPQNPDLVKHADGTVRDSMVWHFPHGGALESTIRVGDYKLIRNYDHVNNPSSPPLELFQLYDSFGSNNSSVQHPRRVDIEEANNLARTMPARTAAMNARLTAELTEMQASYPYYSPSYPGSLPNKEKVCTVVAHSRQGQQVEFTYQENGAKVTRADLIYTLNGNDRYEEWFRAPASLVGNGKVTAQLPSGTTHYFLNLIDENRFLRSYPEVVKHQKSFAGSALSVDSDKARSGNKARPNAPATRKKRDWNVPFNRFDTNQDDFLSLQEYKTGQAGREKLEQRFNNFDKNQDGKVSRDEFVNRNR, encoded by the coding sequence ATGTCAAAACTCCTCCCCACTGCGGTCGTCCTCCTCGCGTTCAGCCTGAACGGCACGGCCTTGTGGGCCGAGGAGCGTCCTGCAAAACCGAATGTCGTTTTGATACTCACCGACGATCTTGGTTGGCAGGACGTGAAGTGCTATGACATCGACGAACCCTCGCCGATGGAAACGCCGAACATTGACGCCTTTGCCAAGCAGGGCGTGATGTTCTGGCAAGCCTATTCGCCGGCGCCCACTTGTGCGCCGTCGCGGTGCGCAATCCTGAGTGGCAACCACCCGGCCCGGGCGCAGAAGACGCACGTCGTCGGGGGAGCACCGCCGGCACCGATCAACAAGCACTTCCGCATGATGGATCCTTGGTACAGCGGGCGTATGCCGGAGAACGAAATGACATTGGCCAAGGCGCTGCGTCAGAACCACTACACCACTGGTCACTGCGGCAAATGGCACATTGCCATCGATCACAAAGCCTTTCCACAACCCCAAGACGTAGGATTCGACTTCACCCGTTCCGATCGCGGTTCGCGCAGCAGCATGAAAGATCGGCTGGCGGGTTTTGCCACCACAGCCAAGGATGATCCCTTTCGGCTCGACGAAAACGGTTACCCTTTTCATCAGACCAACGAAGACGCTTTAACCTTTTTGCGTCAGTACAAGGACAAACCGTTCTTCCTGTACTACGCCACTTGGTTGGTGCACGCTCCGATCCACACCCGCTCGCAGGCCCGTTTGGAAAAGTACGCCCAACGTCTGGGTGTCGATCCGAAAAACACCCCCAAGAAAGACACCCCCGGCCAACGTAATCCGTTCTACTGCGCTATGGTAGAAGAACTCGACTACTACGTCGGCACGATTTTTGATTACCTCAATGAAACGGAAGACCCGCGTTGGCCTGGACATCGGCTGAGCGAAAACACGTACGTCATATTCACGTCCGACAACGGCGGCATGGAAGGCGGCCCCCAAGAACGCTACACCGATAACGAACCGCTGGCCCGCGGTAAAATCTCCGCAATGGAAGGCGGCACGCGTGTGCCGCTGCTGATTGCTGGCCCCGGCATCCCCGCCGGCGTACAAACCGACGTGATGGCCAACGGCCTCGACTTCTATCCCACTATCCTCTCCATGACAGGCACGCCGGCCCCTGCGGACAAACATCTTGATGGCTGCGATCTATTCCCCTTGTTAACAAACAACCCGCAGAATCCCGATCTGGTCAAACACGCCGACGGCACCGTTCGTGACAGCATGGTCTGGCATTTCCCTCATGGCGGAGCCCTGGAAAGCACGATCCGCGTCGGCGACTACAAACTGATCCGCAACTACGACCATGTGAACAACCCCAGCTCGCCGCCGCTGGAACTATTCCAGCTCTACGATTCCTTCGGCTCCAATAATTCCTCCGTTCAACATCCCCGTCGAGTGGACATCGAAGAAGCCAACAATCTGGCCCGAACCATGCCCGCACGCACGGCGGCGATGAACGCTCGCCTGACCGCAGAGCTGACCGAAATGCAGGCCAGCTATCCGTACTACAGCCCGTCCTATCCAGGCTCACTGCCCAACAAAGAAAAGGTCTGCACCGTGGTGGCTCACAGCAGGCAGGGACAGCAAGTCGAATTCACCTACCAGGAAAACGGCGCCAAGGTCACTCGCGCCGACCTGATCTACACGCTCAATGGCAACGATCGCTACGAGGAATGGTTCCGCGCGCCGGCTAGCCTGGTCGGCAATGGCAAAGTGACCGCTCAACTTCCCAGCGGCACCACTCATTACTTCCTCAACTTAATCGACGAAAACCGATTTCTGCGCAGCTACCCCGAAGTGGTCAAACACCAAAAGTCATTCGCCGGGTCTGCGTTGAGCGTCGACAGCGACAAGGCCCGCTCCGGCAACAAGGCTCGCCCCAACGCTCCCGCTACCAGGAAGAAGCGAGATTGGAACGTCCCCTTTAACCGCTTTGACACCAACCAAGACGACTTCCTATCATTGCAAGAATACAAAACGGGCCAAGCTGGCCGCGAGAAGCTCGAACAGCGGTTCAACAACTTCGACAAGAACCAAGACGGAAAAGTCTCCCGCGATGAATTCGTCAACCGCAATCGTTAG